A genomic region of Papaver somniferum cultivar HN1 chromosome 7, ASM357369v1, whole genome shotgun sequence contains the following coding sequences:
- the LOC113294929 gene encoding uncharacterized protein LOC113294929, producing the protein MNKDWVHWPRGDLPYQEALKNFIDTVCQRLGNPSEFSCPCVDCKNLTFPLPPKEVHLHLLKRGWDPTYTEWVFHGETIHTSTDVHQEGATRGSYHIDAAVEADAHIDQGHEPVQDEGLENHVEEADTPLYPNFKTHTNLSITVELYRHKTVNGLSRKSFDELLKTIGSLLPPDHCLPCSTYEVKKLLKSYQLTYQKIHACINDCCFFRKYLKDADECPKCHYSRWKADTSNMDDAEMIDNPQKKIPVKVLRYFPIVPRLRRLFQSAALAEQLIWHATNKNKDGKMRHPTDSLAWKHIDKKYPEFASDPRNLRLGLAAYGFNPFGDLSAAHSCWPVMLVVNNLPPQLCMQGDNIILSMLIRGKKQPGNDIDVYLQPLIDDLFELWEKGVQVYDAFSKTDFNLKALLMWIINDFPAYGNLSGFTYKGKEACPLCGENTLSNWLAFSRKNVYLNHRRFLRRNHPLRQKKDWFNGEIERKENPPVMSGAAALECQNSITNDFGKAEKNEEEIRKKKEQKKKNKGNSSAAASANVGNSKCGKRKRDVVADAAISGANDDETEPRVFNKRSIFFDLPYWKSKTKDGLKSRNDLKSMGIRPELHPVEINGKTILPPAPYCLNDKEKAILYNRMRNLKVPYGFSSDLRKHFSEDGCLGVLKAHDYHVLHLHRLIELEVEVAETLCMLERYFPPSLFDVMMHLTIHLAREVRLCGPVQYRWMYPFERYMKTFKEYVKNYAQPEACIAECYLGMECVRYFDIRKAQAAETGVKQRRNENTQNGSTPAARPLSKGVQVRMDSEKLKIAHRYVLFNTPEIDPYMIMHMDELKSPAGRAITSEDQLNSIQSDTFADWFQQKVKMQIEQGMPISHTVEWLSYGPLENCISYKGFLINDTRFITKDVKRVTQNSGVSIESTTLVAGLSETSGFYGVLEEILLLDYNHMFQIPIFKCDWAHTNFGVKVEDGFTLVNLKQHKNQYCNDPFILAKQARQVFYSRESNTSNWYVMVKPPPRGFHELEEYNEKHDTNFQPVDTSTLVSKWMTRARVT; encoded by the exons ATGAATAAAGATTGGGTTCATTGGCCAAG GGGTGATCTTCCATATCAAGAGGCCTTGAAGAATTTCATAGATACCGTTTGTcagagacttggaaatccttcTGAATTCAGTTGTCCTTGTGTTGATTGTAAGAATCTCACTTTCCCACTTCCTCCGAAAGAAGTGCATCTTCACTTGCTGAAACGAGGTTGGGATCCTACGTACACTGAGTGGGTTTTTCACGGGGAGACTATACACACTTCTACTGATGTACACCAAGAGGGAGCAACAAGGGGATCATATCATATAGATGCTGCTGTTGAAGCTGATGCACATATCGATCAGGGACATGAACCTGTGCAAGATGAGGGTTTGGAAAACCATGTGGAAGAGGCGGACACACCGTTATATCCTAATtttaaaacacacacaaattTATCCATCACTGTTGAATTGTATAGGCACAAGACAGTAAATGGTTTATCTAGGAAATCTTTTGACGAACTTCTCAAGACAATCGGTTCCTTGTTGCCGCCAGATCATTGTCTTCCTTGCTCAACATATGAAGTGAAAAAGTTGCTGAAATCTTATCAATTGACTTACCAGAAAATACATGCTTGTATTAATGATTGttgtttttttagaaaatatttgAAAGATGCAGACGAGTGTCCTAAATGTCATTATTCTAGGTGGAAGGCAGACACATCTAACATGGACGATGCTGAAATGATAGACAATCCGCAAAAGAAGATACCGGTGAAGGTGCTTAGGTACTTCCCCATTGTGCCGAGATTGAGAAGATTGTTTCAATCAGCAGCACTGGCTGAGCAGTTGATATGGCACGCGACGAACAAGAATAAGGATGGGAAGATGCGTCATCCAACAGATTCTTTGGCTTGGAAGCACATAGACAAAAAGTATCCCGAGTTTGCTTCAGATCCCCGTAATTTGCGTCTTGGGCTTGCTGCTTATGGATTTAATCCATTTGGTGATCTTTCCGCAGCCCACAGTTGTTGGCCAGTGATGCTCGTGGTTAATAATTTGCCCCCTCAGTTGTGTATGCAAGGTgacaacataattctgagcatgcTGATTCGAGGAAAAAAACAACCGGGTAATGACATTGATGTATACTTGCAGCCCTTGATTGATGATCTTTTTGAGTTGTGGGAGAAAGGGGTGCAGGTATATGATGCGTTTAGTAAAACAGATTTTAACTTGAAGGCGTTATTAATGTGGATAATAAACGATTTCCCTGCATATGGTAATTTATCTGGATTTACGTATAAAGGGAAGGAAGCCTGTCCTCTTTGCGGTGAAAATACACTTTCAAACTGGTTGGCATTTAGTCGTAAAAATGTCTACTTGAATCATAGGAGATTTCTTCGTCGTAATCATCCTCTTCGGCAGAAAAAAGACTGGTTTAATGGAGAGATTGAGAGGAAGGAAAATCCACCTGTTATGTCTGGTGCTGCGGCACTTGAATGTCAGAATAGTATTACAAATGATTTTGGGAAAGCGGAGAAGAACGAGGAGGagataaggaaaaagaaagagcaaaagaagaagaataagggcAATAGTAGTGCGGCAGCAAGTGCAAATGTGGGTAATTCTAAATGTGGGAAGCGGAAAAGGGATGTTGTTGCTGATGCGGCTATTTCTGGTGCaaatgatgatgaaactgaaccTCGGGTGTTTAACAAACGGTCAATATTCTTCGACTTGCCTTACTGGAAG TCCAAAACAAAAGACGGTCTAAAGTCCCGCAATGATCTGAAGAGTATGGGAATAAGACCAGAATTACATCCAGTAGAGATAAATGGAAAAACGATCCTTCCACCAGCACCATACTGTTTAAATGACAAGGAAAAGGCTATATTGTATAATAGGATGAGAAATTTAAAGGTTCCATATGGTTTTAGTTCTGATCTTAGAAAGCATTTCTCAGAAGATGGTTGCTTAGGTGTTCTTAAggctcatgattaccatgttc TTCATCTCCATAGATTAATAGAACTTGAAGTAGAAGTTGCTGAGACTTTGTGTATGTTGGAGAGGTACTTCCCTCCGTCACTTTTTGATGTCATGATGCACTTGACAATTCACCTAGCTCGAGAAGTGCGATTATGTGGACCTGTACAATATCgttggatgtatccatttgaaag GTATATGAAGACATTCAAAGAATATGTAAAGAATTATGCACAACCTGAAGCTTGTATAGCCGAGTGTTATCTTGGAATGGAGTGTGTTAGGTATTTTGATATTCGTAAGGCCCAAGCAGCTGAAACAGGAGTAAAGCAAAGGCGTAACGAAAACACTCAAAATGGTTCCACACCGGCAGCACGTCCTCTTTCTAAAGGTGTCCAAGTGCGTATGGATAGTGAGAAGTTAAAGATAGCTCACAGATATGTGCTTTTTAACACACCCGAAATTGACCCATATATGAT AATGCATATGGACGAGTTAAAATCTCCTGCTGGGAGGGCAATTACTAGTGaagaccaactcaattccatacaGTCTGACACATTTGCAGATTggtttcaacaaaag GTTAAGATGCAAATTGAACAAGGCATGCCAATATCACACACGGTAGAATGGTTGTCATATGGGCCGTTAGAAAACTGCATATCATATAAAGGCTTTCTTATCAATGACACTAGGTTTATTACGAAGGATGTTAAGAGAGTCACACAAAACAGTGGAGTTTCAATTGAATCAACAACCTTAGTTGCAGGATTGTCAGAAACTAGTGGGTTCTACGGtgttttagaagaaattctattgttGGACTACAATCATATGTTTCAAATTCCAATATTCAAATGTGATTGGGCTCACACCAATTTTGGTGTGAAGGTAGAAGATGGCTTTACATTAGTCAATTTAAAGCAGCATAAGAACCAATACTGTAACGATCCATTCATTTTAGCAAAGCAAGCGCGACAAGTTTTCTATTCTCGAGAGTCAAATACATCTAACTGGTATGTGATGGTGAAACCACCGCCTAGGGGTTTCCATGAATTAGAGGAATACAATGAAAAGCATGACACAAATTTCCAACCAGTGGATACTTCAACTCTTGTTTCCAAATGGATGACGAGAGCGAGAGTTACTTAA